One genomic segment of Salmo trutta chromosome 8, fSalTru1.1, whole genome shotgun sequence includes these proteins:
- the LOC115198108 gene encoding stromal interaction molecule 2 isoform X3, producing the protein MKTFHLRRRTPDCVFDMLKAGPVCSYYPCLTVMPPCMGDADRFSLEALRVIHKQLDDDNDGGIEVNESVEFIREDMKQQQTNKHSNLHREDQHITVEELWKGWKTSEVHNWTTEDTVQWLKESVELPQYEMSFREFRINGNTLPRLAANEPSFMSGQLKILDQRHKQKLNLKALDAVLFGPPLRPQHNWLKDFVLMVSIVIGVGGCWFAYIQNKSSRVHMGQMMKDLESLQSAEQSLMDLQGRLEKAQEENRTVAVEKQNLEQKMRDEISGAKKESYRLRELRQGAECELSRLKYAEEELVQVRMALKRAEKEMQTEWSVPDALQMWLQLTHEVEVQYYNIKKHSAELQLTVAKEEAEKIKRKRSSVFGTLHVAHSSSLDEVDHKILEAKKSLSEVTACLRERLHRWQQMEKLCGFPLVHNAGLPSLTATLYSDHSWVVMPRVSVPPYPIAGGVDDLDEDTPPIIPQLTSASMMRPPLTRNSSLCRSRRSLYSTSMTSADPDLLSMTSSPLSYHPEGEEGYIFFMERKGDIQDTCSDTDSLNSSMGRKQSYTNPCTPGPETPYRKISREELMMLSQQEPQSYVRDSPPPQGGSSAPSPALEHHRHKHKGSPDLTRGSIPESHSMSFATSSAGNKAMYNGILEKSYSMGQLPASMTGAGGVAVGRYPSLTSMDSEGRGVGAKEQKQPSTSSQDSSGNGDKVKRSSSKIKSLFKKKK; encoded by the exons TTTATTAGAGAAGATATGAAGCAACAACAAACCAACAAACACAGTAACCTTCACAGGGAAGACCAACACATCACTGTGGAGGAGCTGTGGAAGGGCTGGAAAACCTCAGAAg ttcATAACTGGACGACGGAGGACACAGTGCAGTGGCTGAAGGAGTCTGTGGAGCTGCCTCAGTACGAGATGAGCTTCAGAGAGTTCCGGATCAATGGAAACACTCTGCCTCG ATTAGCGGCGAACGAACCGTCGTTTATGTCGGGTCAGCTAAAGATATTAGACCAGCGGCACAAACAGAAACTGAATCTAAAAGCACTGGACGCTGTGCTCTTCGGCCCTCCCTTAC gtccGCAACACAACTGGTTGAAGGACTTTGTGTTGATGGTATCTATAGTGATCGGGGTCGGGGGCTGCTGGTTCGCTTACATCCAGAACAAGTCTTCCAGGGTCCACATGGGTCAGATGATGAAGGACTTAGAGAGCCTGCAGAGTGCTGAGCAGAGCCTCATGGACCTACAGGGACG GTTGGAGAAGGCCCAGGAGGAGAACCGCACAGTGGCGGTGGAGAAGCAGAACCTGGAGCAGAAGATGAGAGACGAGATCAGCGGGGCCAAGAAGGAGTCGTACCGCCTCCGCGAGCTCCGCCAGGGGGCCGAGTGTGAGCTCAGCCGCCTCAAATACGCAGAGGAGGAGCTGGTGCAG GTTCGTATGGCCCTGAAGCGGGCGGAGAAGGAGATGCAGACAGAGTGGTCGGTGCCAGACGCCCTACAGATGTGGCTACAACTCACCCACGAGGTGGAGGTCCAGTACTACAACATCAAGAAACACAGTGCGGAGCTACAGCTCACGGTCGCTAAGGAAGAG gcagagaaaatcaaaagaaagagGAGTAGTGTGTTTGGGACCCTTCACGTCGCTCACAGCTCGTCACTGGACGAGGTGGACCACAAGATCCTAGAGGCCAA GAAGTCCCTGTCGGAGGTGACGGCCTGCCTGAGGGAGCGCCTCCACCGCTGGCAGCAGATGGAGAAGCTGTGCGGCTTCCCCCTGGTGCACAACGCTGGGCTGCCCAGCCTGACTGCCACCCTGTACTCAGACCACAGCTGGGTGGTCATGCCCCGCGTCTCCGTGCCCCCCTATCCCATCGCCGGCGGGGTGGACGACCTCGATGAGGACACGCCTCCAATCATTCCACAGTTAACCT CAGCCTCTATGATGCGGCCCCCTTTAACACGCAATAGCAGCCTGTGCCGTTCCCGCCGGAGCCTCTACAGCACTTCAATGACGTCAGCCGACCCCGACCTGCTCTCCATGACCAGCTCACCCCTCTCCTATCATCCCGAGGGGGAAGAGGGATACATCTTCTTCATGGAGAGAAAGGG GGATATTCAGGACACGTGTTCAGACACAGACTCTCTCAACTCCTCCATGGGGCGTAAACAGTCCTACACCAACCCCTGCACACCGGGCCCAGAGACCCCCTACCGCAAGATCTCCCGTGAGGAGCTGATGATGCTGAGCCAGCAGGAGCCTCAGTCTTATGTCCGAGACTCACCCCCTCCTCAAGGGGGATCTTCGGCCCCCTCCCCAGCCCTGGAGcaccacagacacaaacacaaggGTTCGCCCGACCTCACCCGTGGATCTATCCCAGAGTCCCACAGCATGTCCTTCGCCACTTCGTCGGCAGGCAATAAGGCCATGTACAACGGCATCCTGGAGAAGTCCTATAGCATGGGCCAGCTGCCCGCGAGCATGACAGGGGCAGGGGGGGTGGCGGTCGGGCGCTACCCGTCCCTCACCTCAATGGACAGTGAGGGCAGGGGGGTGGGGGCCAAGGAGCAGAAGCAACCGAGTACCTCATCccaggactccagtggcaacggAGACAAGGTCAAGAGGTCCTCGTCCAAAATCAAGAGCTTGTTCAAGAAGAAAAAATAg